In Caldisphaera lagunensis DSM 15908, a single genomic region encodes these proteins:
- a CDS encoding ARMT1-like domain-containing protein, which produces MNMIDEKCKLCLIENRVKDLIRLKGGDKIPYLLKDLSYQLESNKDRDSLFVDSFNYIKKLIKDEDPYKELKMNLNKIGKEASLIVRKELIENNWNLDLALKFSASANIIDINVLGYEYVDLKDALHDEVKVYEKINLPKEKEIYLIFDNSGEVYIDLLLKESLIKNGYNVKTVIRKNSYEIDVTSDEIDADIIIDGNYSPIKKINEGFIIAKGIANLEAYLFSNKKIDTLHLFRAKCEVLAERFNVKKNTPIIISGKNLLNVLKINNLTFHK; this is translated from the coding sequence ATGAATATGATTGATGAGAAATGTAAGCTTTGCTTAATTGAAAATAGGGTCAAAGATTTAATAAGATTAAAAGGAGGAGATAAGATACCATATTTGTTAAAGGACTTGTCTTATCAATTGGAATCAAATAAGGATAGGGATTCATTGTTTGTTGATAGTTTTAATTATATAAAGAAGTTAATTAAAGATGAAGATCCATATAAAGAATTGAAAATGAATTTAAATAAAATTGGTAAAGAAGCTTCTTTAATAGTAAGAAAAGAGCTTATAGAAAACAACTGGAACTTAGATCTTGCATTAAAATTTTCTGCCTCAGCAAATATAATAGATATAAATGTTTTAGGTTATGAGTATGTTGATTTAAAAGATGCTTTGCATGATGAAGTAAAAGTATATGAAAAAATAAATTTGCCTAAAGAAAAGGAAATTTATTTAATTTTTGATAATTCTGGAGAAGTTTATATAGATCTTTTATTAAAAGAATCTTTAATAAAAAATGGATATAATGTAAAAACAGTGATAAGAAAAAATAGCTATGAAATCGATGTAACATCAGATGAAATAGATGCAGATATAATTATTGATGGCAATTATTCACCAATTAAAAAAATAAATGAGGGATTTATCATAGCTAAAGGAATAGCTAATTTAGAGGCATACTTATTTTCTAATAAAAAAATTGATACCCTTCACTTGTTTAGAGCTAAGTGTGAAGTATTAGCAGAAAGATTTAATGTTAAGAAAAATACGCCTATAATAATAAGTGGGAAAAATTTATTAAATGTTTTAAAAATTAATAATTTAACTTTTCATAAGTGA
- a CDS encoding pyridoxal-phosphate-dependent aminotransferase family protein: MIKYMTPGPIQLPNEVLDYIKRQPYFHRSNEFKEIFSSVLEKMEKIVKGNAIIFPGTGTLSIDTMVYNYVNPKEEVILLDIGEFSKRLGEALISRGARLYVIKSELGEVVPPDVLQDYAKKIKDLKAIAMVHNETSLGVANRYVEKIQEIAKSLDAVLLVDSVSGIPAERIDKEIDVIATASHKAFMSIPGASIIFYNVKPRNLDKLPLSMDLNKFINMKNKFETPYTPPINVIYGLDYSTSYILKIGLDRYTEIHKERSDYLNNLIKLKSIAKDEFKSNTVSAFYTNNAELIVKRLREKGYAIATGMGDLSKKVIRIGLMGDIDFNDIKNVAEVINEYD; encoded by the coding sequence ATGATAAAATATATGACGCCAGGACCTATACAATTACCTAACGAAGTTTTGGATTATATTAAAAGACAACCTTATTTTCATAGATCAAATGAATTTAAAGAAATATTTTCTTCAGTTTTGGAGAAGATGGAAAAAATTGTTAAAGGAAATGCGATAATTTTTCCAGGTACAGGAACCTTATCTATAGATACTATGGTATACAATTATGTTAATCCAAAAGAAGAAGTTATATTATTAGATATAGGTGAATTTAGCAAAAGACTTGGTGAAGCCCTTATATCAAGAGGGGCAAGGTTGTATGTAATAAAAAGTGAATTAGGAGAAGTTGTCCCTCCTGATGTCTTGCAAGACTATGCGAAGAAAATTAAAGATTTGAAGGCAATAGCAATGGTTCATAATGAAACGAGCCTAGGTGTTGCTAATAGATATGTTGAAAAAATACAAGAAATTGCTAAATCATTAGATGCAGTCCTCTTAGTTGATAGCGTTTCAGGAATACCAGCTGAAAGGATTGATAAAGAAATAGATGTTATAGCAACTGCATCACATAAAGCATTTATGTCAATACCAGGTGCATCAATTATTTTTTATAATGTTAAACCAAGAAACCTAGATAAACTCCCCTTAAGTATGGATTTAAATAAATTCATTAATATGAAAAACAAATTCGAAACTCCATATACTCCCCCAATAAATGTTATATATGGTTTAGATTATTCAACAAGTTATATACTAAAAATAGGTTTGGATAGATATACGGAAATTCATAAGGAAAGAAGCGATTATTTAAATAATTTGATAAAATTAAAATCAATTGCAAAAGATGAATTTAAAAGCAATACAGTTTCAGCATTTTACACAAACAATGCTGAATTAATTGTTAAAAGACTAAGAGAAAAAGGATATGCAATAGCAACAGGTATGGGAGATCTTTCAAAAAAAGTAATAAGAATAGGCCTTATGGGAGATATAGATTTTAATGATATTAAAAACGTTGCGGAGGTAATTAATGAATATGATTGA
- a CDS encoding NAD(P)-dependent oxidoreductase encodes MVLIVDALVVDNVPDRLVFLLRQGGINVDYVPGLQRDNLINVLKNYEILVFRSRLKIDKEIIDSSNKLKYLARFGVGLDNVDIDYAMKKGIKIINAPNSPSKSVAQLIISMILILERHLYTIIESVKKGEWPKGKILGNEVEGKTLGIIGFGRIGRETAKIAHSLGMKILANDIIDVSNDVKKFEGMQVSLDYLLRNSDIISISVPLTPLTYHMINKDTISLIKNNSILINTARGEVIDTKALLENINKFKGIGLDVLEQEPPKDNLFKELISHENVIVTSHIGSETYEAMDRLSEELAKNIIEEVKKK; translated from the coding sequence GTGGTGTTAATTGTCGACGCACTCGTTGTTGATAACGTACCTGATAGGCTAGTTTTTTTGTTAAGACAAGGTGGAATTAATGTAGACTATGTTCCTGGATTACAAAGGGATAATTTAATAAATGTTCTAAAAAATTACGAAATTCTAGTTTTTAGAAGTAGATTAAAAATAGACAAAGAAATTATTGATAGCTCAAATAAACTTAAATATTTAGCAAGGTTTGGTGTTGGTTTAGATAATGTAGATATAGATTATGCAATGAAAAAGGGTATTAAGATAATAAATGCACCCAATTCCCCTAGTAAGAGCGTTGCTCAATTAATAATATCAATGATTCTTATTTTAGAAAGGCATCTCTACACAATAATTGAATCAGTAAAAAAAGGTGAATGGCCAAAAGGCAAAATATTAGGTAATGAAGTTGAAGGCAAAACATTGGGTATCATAGGATTTGGTAGGATTGGGAGGGAAACAGCTAAGATTGCACATTCATTGGGAATGAAGATACTGGCAAACGATATTATTGATGTGAGCAATGATGTTAAGAAATTTGAAGGTATGCAAGTTTCTTTAGACTATTTATTAAGGAATAGCGATATAATTTCTATAAGCGTTCCACTAACTCCTTTAACATATCATATGATAAATAAAGATACTATTTCATTGATAAAAAACAATTCAATATTAATTAATACAGCCAGAGGGGAAGTCATTGATACAAAGGCTTTATTAGAAAACATTAACAAATTTAAAGGTATTGGATTAGATGTGTTAGAGCAAGAGCCTCCTAAAGATAATTTATTTAAAGAGTTGATATCACATGAGAATGTTATTGTAACATCTCATATAGGATCTGAAACTTATGAGGCAATGGATAGGCTTAGCGAAGAATTAGCAAAGAATATAATAGAAGAGGTGAAGAAGAAATGA
- a CDS encoding PP-loop superfamily ATP-utilizing enzyme: protein MVRIAMFSGGKDGLRAAQIEWPVDAFLFLIYEFPEPSPHIVNLQTTIASASAIGVPIVVKRLHKGKEFIETVELLRKLNTDTLIAGDVFVEDHLKYMENLVREAGAKLREPLWSLDTLEILMKDIEDNYSFKVLGARPKNLRESVGKIINKDNINWFLELAKKDNADPLGEKGEYHTIVLKSPLHKEEFSVKDLEIKELDCCRILLTSSYFNQKIF from the coding sequence GTGGTTAGGATTGCTATGTTCTCTGGGGGTAAAGATGGATTAAGAGCTGCGCAAATAGAATGGCCTGTTGACGCCTTTCTCTTTCTAATTTATGAGTTTCCTGAACCAAGTCCTCATATAGTTAATTTACAGACAACAATTGCTTCTGCATCTGCAATAGGGGTACCCATAGTTGTAAAAAGGTTACATAAAGGTAAGGAATTTATAGAAACAGTTGAACTATTAAGAAAACTTAATACTGATACATTAATAGCGGGAGATGTATTTGTAGAGGATCATCTAAAATATATGGAAAACCTTGTTAGAGAAGCTGGAGCGAAATTAAGAGAACCTTTGTGGAGTTTGGATACATTAGAAATTTTAATGAAAGATATTGAAGATAATTATAGCTTTAAAGTTCTGGGAGCAAGACCTAAAAATTTAAGGGAAAGCGTTGGTAAAATAATTAATAAAGATAATATAAATTGGTTTTTAGAGTTAGCTAAAAAAGATAATGCAGATCCTTTGGGGGAAAAAGGGGAATATCATACAATAGTATTAAAAAGTCCATTGCATAAAGAAGAGTTTTCAGTTAAGGATTTAGAAATCAAGGAATTGGATTGCTGCAGAATTTTATTAACGAGTAGCTATTTTAATCAAAAAATTTTTTAA
- a CDS encoding GNAT family N-acetyltransferase, producing MVDIIGKYRDGGINYTFRYASREDKKRIIEFYESMDNESIYFRFLSFFKDFSSHVEKIFSEKNKYGFAVIGEDEKGNIAALGENFSYSLESAELAFIVSPNHRRRGLGSIVAAFLILGSYARGIKIMEAYFHAENSPAYKIGLKMGLNMDFEEDVYHGKAPLEKIYKIALNALREKNVELYMNIK from the coding sequence TTGGTTGATATAATAGGAAAATATAGAGATGGAGGAATTAATTACACTTTTAGATATGCAAGTAGAGAAGATAAAAAAAGAATAATAGAATTTTATGAATCAATGGATAATGAATCAATATATTTTAGATTTTTAAGTTTTTTTAAAGATTTTTCTTCTCATGTTGAAAAAATTTTTAGTGAAAAAAATAAATATGGATTTGCGGTTATTGGAGAAGATGAAAAAGGAAATATAGCAGCATTAGGCGAAAATTTTTCATATAGTTTAGAAAGCGCTGAATTGGCATTTATAGTTTCACCAAATCATAGGAGAAGGGGATTAGGATCAATTGTAGCAGCCTTTTTAATTTTGGGCTCATATGCAAGAGGAATTAAAATTATGGAGGCTTATTTTCATGCTGAAAATTCTCCTGCATATAAAATAGGTCTAAAGATGGGGCTTAATATGGATTTTGAAGAAGATGTGTATCATGGAAAAGCCCCTCTTGAAAAAATATACAAGATTGCATTAAATGCATTAAGAGAAAAAAACGTTGAGCTATACATGAATATAAAATAA
- a CDS encoding ferredoxin, which produces MTIRVWIEPRENCIADMVCVSLAGDVFEMSDVDGKSNVIAKWRKDPNNINEGFVPDDLKDAVDAAVQSCPTQIIHAEPSQEIIQQQPA; this is translated from the coding sequence GGATAGAACCAAGGGAAAATTGCATAGCTGATATGGTTTGCGTTAGTCTAGCTGGAGACGTTTTTGAAATGTCAGATGTTGATGGAAAATCTAACGTAATTGCAAAATGGAGAAAGGATCCGAACAACATAAATGAAGGATTTGTTCCAGATGATCTAAAAGATGCTGTTGATGCAGCTGTTCAGAGTTGTCCTACACAGATAATTCACGCTGAACCTTCACAAGAGATTATACAGCAACAACCAGCATAA